In Chanodichthys erythropterus isolate Z2021 chromosome 18, ASM2448905v1, whole genome shotgun sequence, the following are encoded in one genomic region:
- the manea gene encoding glycoprotein endo-alpha-1,2-mannosidase yields the protein MARFRQKSCFALIALALVVFIITVILKSLSPEDNNIGSQFALRLIEPPREVEKNTKVVVTGKPAQMIQAEKADSLKNKMQDFPEPNYNVHAFYYVWYGNPQFDGKYVHWNHQLLLHWDTKVASGYPTGQHQPPDDIGANFYPALGPYSSRDPTVLEEHMRQLRTAAVGVLAISWYPRSMKDDNGEEIDNLLPLILDAADKYQLKVVFHIEPYKGRDDVNMRENIKYITERYGNHPAFYRYKTSTGKFLPLYYIYDSYLQTPDVWAQLLQPNGLSTIRGTPYDGIFIALLVEEKHKKDIQAAGFDGLYTYFATNGFTYGSSHHNWRSIKTFCDYNDLLFIPSIGPGYIDTSIRPWNSQNTRNRINGKYYENAFNAAVEARPQIISITSFNEWHEGTQIEKAVPKTWGKTVYLNYLPHKPTVYLELTQKWARKFSEEQKKWLE from the exons ATGGCACGGTttaggcagaaatcatgttttgCACTTATTGCTTTAGCATTGGTTGTGTTTATTATAACAGTCATCTTAAAGTCTCTGAGCCCTGAGGATAACAATATTGGCAGTCAGTTTGCACTAAGACTTATTGAACCTCCAAGAGAAGTGGAAAAAAATACCAAGGTTGTTGTAACCGGGAAACCTGCGCAGATGATACAAGCGGAGAAAGCTGATAGCCTGAAGAACAAAATGCAAGATTTCCCTGAACCAAATTACAATGTGCACGCTTTCTATTATGTGTGGTATGGGAACCCTCAGTTTGATGGAAAGTATGTTCACTGGAATCATCAACTCTTACTTCACTGGGACACCAAAGTGGCCTCAGGTTATCCCACAGGACAACACCAGCCTCCTGATGACATCGGGGCAAATTTCTACCCTGCACTGGGTCCGTACAGCTCCAGAGATCCGACGGTTTTAGAGGAACACATGCGACAGCTCCGAACAGCTGCTGTTG GTGTTCTAGCAATTTCGTGGTATCCACGTAGCATGAAGGACGACAATGGTGAAGAAATTGATAACTTGCTGCCTTTGATTCTGGATGCAGCTGACAAATATCagttaaag GTTGTTTTTCATATTGAACCATACAAAGGACGAGATGATGTGAATATGcgtgaaaatattaaatatattacagaGAG gTATGGAAACCATCCTGCTTTTTATAGATACAAAACAAGCACTGGCAAATTTCTTCCACTGTATTATATATATGACTCCTACTTACAAACTCCAGATGTTTGGGCACAACTGCTTCAGCCGAATGGTTTATCGACCATCAGAGGGACACCGTATGATGGCATCTTCATTGCTCTTCTTGTGGAAGAAAAGCATAAGAAGGACATACAGGCTGCCGGATTTGATGGACTCTACACGTATTTTGCGACCAATGGCTTTACGTATGGTTCCTCACATCACAACTGGAGATCAATCAAAACCTTctgtgattataatgacttgtTATTCATTCCAAGTATAGGGCCAGGTTATATCGACACTAGCATTAGGCCTTGGAACTCCCAGAATACAAGGAACCGCATTAATGGGAAGTATTACGAGAATGCTTTTAATGCGGCCGTGGAGGCAAGGCCACAGATCATCTCTATAACTTCATTCAATGAATGGCATGAAGGAACGCAAATCGAAAAGGCCGTCCCCAAGACATGGGGTAAAACTGTGTATCTTAACTACCTTCCTCATAAACCTACAGTTTATTTAGAGTTAACGCAAAAATGGGCTAGAAAATTCAGCGAGGAGCAGAAGAAATGGCTGGAGTAA
- the fut9a gene encoding 4-galactosyl-N-acetylglucosaminide 3-alpha-L-fucosyltransferase 9, whose translation MPSAPTYRILRPLLLGIFLLGCFVTLFLMYIKPSTSWLSGPVESETSTARVKSLLSTRSEQNQTTILVWLWPFGETYDLNVCSSLFSIDGCFITADRNLYNKSDAVVIHHRDITSDLSNMPPAYRPKLQRWIWMNFESPSHSSQLPGIENLFNLTLNYRQDADIEVPYGSIVAAQGEEDFVPPSKNKLICWIVSNWNPDHVRVKYYNELYKHIEVHAYGQAFGEYISDQDYFPTIASCKFYLAFENSIHKDYITEKLYNPLSVGTVPVVLGPPRENYQNFVQGNAFIHVDDFPSPKELADYLLFLDKNEELYLKYFDWRKHFKVKKAYFWSEHTCLACDYVRRHNEYKAINNLDKWYWG comes from the coding sequence ATGCCATCTGCACCAACTTACAGAATCCTACGACCCCTCCTGCTTGGTATCTTTTTATTGGGATGCTTTGTGACTCTGTTTTTAATGTACATCAAACCATCTACGAGCTGGTTATCAGGCCCCGTCGAGTCGGAAACATCCACAGCCCGAGTGAAAAGCCTCCTTTCCACCAGAAGTGAACAGAACCAGACCACAATCCTGGTCTGGCTTTGGCCTTTTGGCGAAACCTACGACCTAAACGTCTGCAGCTCTTTGTTCAGTATCGATGGCTGCTTCATCACCGCCGACCGAAACCTTTACAACAAATCTGACGCTGTCGTCATACATCACAGGGACATCACCAGCGACCTATCCAACATGCCGCCAGCTTATCGGCCCAAGTTGCAGAGATGGATTTGGATGAATTTCGAGTCACCGTCGCATTCATCTCAGTTACCTGGAATTGAAAACTTGTTTAATTTAACTCTAAACTATCGGCAGGATGCTGATATAGAAGTGCCTTATGGATCGATTGTCGCAGCCCAAGGAGAGGAGGACTTCGTGCCGCCAAGCAAGAACAAGCTCATTTGTTGGATCGTTAGCAATTGGAACCCGGATCACGTCAGGGTGAAATACTACAATGAACTGTACAAGCACATCGAGGTTCATGCATACGGACAGGCTTTTGGTGAGTACATTTCCGACCAGGACTATTTCCCCACAATTGCCAGCTGTAAGTTCTATTTGGCATTCGAAAACTCGATTCACAAAGACTACATCACTGAGAAATTGTACAATCCGCTTTCTGTTGGCACTGTACCTGTGGTGCTAGGACCACCAAGGGAGAACTATCAGAACTTTGTGCAGGGAAACGCTTTTATCCACGTCGATGACTTCCCGTCTCCAAAGGAGCTGGCTGATTACCTCCTGTTCCTTGATAAAAATGAGGAGCTTTACCTGAAGTACTTTGACTGGCGTAAACACTTTAAGGTTAAAAAGGCATACTTCTGGTCCGAACACACGTGTCTGGCCTGCGATTACGTCAGAAGGCACAATGAGTACAAGGCAATTAACAATCTTGACAAATGGTATTGGGGTTAA